Proteins encoded within one genomic window of Haladaptatus sp. QDMS2:
- a CDS encoding Lrp/AsnC family transcriptional regulator encodes MVRAYVMVKATTGEADRLKQAIEDIEGVTSASIVAGDVDLIAKVDVETPAQVKDVAATRIQSIRGVEDTQTYIAMD; translated from the coding sequence ATGGTACGAGCATACGTGATGGTCAAAGCGACCACAGGCGAAGCAGACCGACTGAAACAGGCAATCGAAGACATCGAGGGCGTCACGAGCGCTTCCATCGTCGCGGGAGACGTCGACCTCATCGCGAAGGTGGACGTAGAGACGCCGGCACAGGTAAAAGACGTCGCCGCGACCCGGATTCAGTCCATCCGTGGTGTCGAAGACACGCAAACCTACATCGCGATGGACTGA
- a CDS encoding DUF5813 family protein: MTDDVPDRAVRAFDEHADFTADGSRFVSTATEFDAHVTVSETDDWDLHYLVTVHAPLLSSVTEDDVHEVVEDGWFETFELRLEDAPGAVVQNIELGEFEVRRSGGDAIVTFGFEYGNAGNAPEIAHALIDYVEGTYMEGVIPGYTYLPPVADMVSRAHQSSGGSPL, encoded by the coding sequence ATGACTGACGACGTTCCAGACCGCGCTGTTCGGGCGTTCGACGAGCACGCAGATTTCACTGCAGACGGGTCGCGATTCGTCTCGACGGCCACCGAATTCGACGCCCACGTAACGGTGTCTGAAACCGACGACTGGGACCTCCACTATCTCGTTACCGTACACGCGCCGCTGCTCTCTTCGGTGACAGAAGACGACGTCCACGAAGTCGTCGAGGACGGCTGGTTCGAGACCTTCGAGCTCCGGCTCGAAGACGCCCCCGGCGCGGTCGTCCAGAACATCGAACTCGGCGAATTCGAGGTGCGCCGAAGCGGCGGCGACGCAATCGTCACCTTCGGCTTCGAGTACGGCAACGCCGGAAACGCGCCCGAAATCGCCCACGCACTCATCGACTACGTTGAGGGGACGTACATGGAGGGCGTGATTCCGGGTTACACGTATCTCCCGCCGGTCGCCGACATGGTCTCGCGCGCCCACCAATCGAGCGGCGGATCGCCGCTGTAG
- a CDS encoding HalOD1 output domain-containing protein, whose amino-acid sequence MSKPLDATPESVSLGLEDGIYYAYHDMDEDGLTFTVTKAMAEVTGMELHEVIPRFSEYVDPDALDRLFKSRPDRDHYKAGPLYLSIEGHEVAIYSDGEIQIRPNGWYAERVEQL is encoded by the coding sequence ATGTCAAAGCCACTCGATGCCACCCCTGAGTCCGTCTCCCTCGGTCTAGAGGACGGAATATACTACGCCTATCACGACATGGACGAGGACGGCCTGACGTTCACGGTCACGAAAGCGATGGCCGAAGTGACGGGGATGGAGTTACACGAGGTCATCCCCCGCTTCTCAGAATACGTCGACCCGGATGCGCTGGACCGACTGTTCAAATCCCGGCCCGACCGCGACCACTACAAGGCCGGACCGCTGTATCTCTCCATCGAGGGGCACGAAGTCGCGATTTACAGCGACGGCGAGATTCAGATTCGCCCGAACGGCTGGTACGCAGAGCGCGTCGAGCAGTTGTAG
- a CDS encoding ferredoxin: protein MSDDGPIDPSTIGEADAPPVEEKPYKIIFEANKCIGAGKCAEVSRNWEMDITTALAKPVSYFIGEEDLEHNIKAAEVCPAKKDRGVIHIVDRRTNKEIAPDPNGDGSLSVDW, encoded by the coding sequence ATGAGCGACGACGGACCGATAGACCCGAGCACCATCGGGGAGGCCGATGCGCCGCCGGTCGAGGAAAAGCCCTACAAAATCATCTTCGAGGCCAACAAGTGCATCGGCGCGGGCAAATGCGCAGAGGTCTCTCGGAATTGGGAGATGGACATCACCACCGCTCTCGCAAAGCCAGTCTCCTACTTCATCGGCGAAGAGGACTTGGAGCACAACATCAAGGCCGCGGAGGTGTGTCCCGCGAAGAAGGACCGCGGCGTCATCCACATCGTCGACCGGCGGACGAACAAAGAGATTGCACCCGACCCCAACGGCGACGGTTCGTTGTCGGTCGATTGGTAG
- a CDS encoding peptidylprolyl isomerase: MSDNPTAKIQTNHGTIEVELFQDRAPETVENFIGLATGSKSWTHPETGEEMSEPLYNDILFHRIIEDFMIQTGDPKGDGTGGPGYTFEDEFHPELKHDDEGVLSMANRGPNTNGSQFFITLAPQPHLDNRHAVFGKVTDGMDVVREIGNVDTGPRDKPKEDVVLEQVQVYR; the protein is encoded by the coding sequence ATGAGCGACAACCCAACCGCCAAGATTCAGACGAACCACGGGACCATCGAAGTCGAACTCTTCCAGGACCGTGCCCCGGAGACGGTCGAGAACTTCATCGGCCTCGCAACAGGCTCGAAGTCGTGGACCCACCCGGAGACGGGCGAAGAGATGAGCGAACCGCTCTACAACGACATCCTGTTCCACCGAATCATCGAGGACTTCATGATTCAGACCGGTGACCCGAAAGGCGACGGGACGGGCGGTCCGGGCTACACGTTCGAAGACGAGTTCCACCCCGAGCTCAAACACGACGACGAGGGCGTCCTCTCGATGGCGAACCGCGGGCCGAACACGAACGGGTCGCAGTTCTTCATCACGCTCGCCCCACAGCCGCACCTCGACAACCGCCACGCCGTGTTCGGGAAGGTCACCGACGGCATGGACGTCGTCCGTGAAATCGGCAACGTAGACACCGGGCCACGCGACAAGCCAAAAGAGGACGTCGTCTTAGAGCAGGTACAGGTCTACCGATAG
- a CDS encoding anthranilate phosphoribosyltransferase — translation MTKSTQEFGDWPLKRLMTEVVGSGHKSADDMTREQAREAFSRILAQEPDHTTLGAFWLANRWKRNTPEELAAFTDVMTDESVEVAEPKVDPVDCGANYDGKHSTALLGVGAGLVAAAAGTPVVVHSGDRVPTQKATAYKHVLDELGVRTDLSPQESADMVDETGFGFYYQPNFNPGIHGLWERRDMMGVRTFVNTIETLANPANADVHLGSFYHLAFAKRIIDTFQECETQDRSRVVMFQGMEGYDDIRPGSTKVAVWDEGDFSDFEIQTAEYGMDFASEDLEVENVDADSATITREVLSGERTDQFADAIVLNGAFRIFTRGDVDSLDAGLEQAREVLDDGSAAAVLSDLQSF, via the coding sequence ATGACGAAATCGACCCAGGAGTTTGGCGATTGGCCGCTCAAGCGCCTCATGACGGAGGTCGTCGGCTCGGGGCACAAATCCGCAGACGACATGACCCGCGAGCAGGCCCGCGAAGCCTTCTCCCGGATTCTGGCCCAGGAACCGGACCACACGACGCTCGGCGCGTTCTGGCTCGCGAACCGCTGGAAGCGCAACACACCAGAGGAACTCGCCGCGTTCACCGACGTGATGACAGACGAGTCGGTCGAGGTTGCAGAACCGAAGGTAGACCCCGTAGACTGCGGGGCAAACTACGACGGCAAACACTCGACGGCACTGCTCGGCGTCGGTGCAGGACTCGTCGCAGCCGCGGCCGGAACTCCGGTCGTCGTCCATAGTGGCGACCGCGTCCCGACCCAGAAGGCGACCGCCTACAAGCACGTGCTCGACGAACTCGGCGTCCGCACGGACCTCTCGCCACAGGAGAGCGCGGACATGGTCGACGAAACCGGCTTCGGGTTCTACTACCAGCCGAACTTCAACCCCGGCATCCACGGCCTCTGGGAGCGCCGTGACATGATGGGCGTGCGCACCTTCGTGAACACCATCGAGACGCTCGCGAACCCCGCGAATGCGGACGTTCACCTCGGCAGTTTCTACCACCTCGCCTTCGCAAAGCGCATCATCGACACGTTCCAGGAGTGCGAGACGCAGGACCGCTCGCGCGTCGTCATGTTCCAGGGGATGGAGGGCTACGACGACATCCGCCCCGGTTCGACGAAGGTCGCCGTCTGGGACGAGGGCGACTTCTCGGACTTCGAGATTCAGACCGCCGAGTACGGCATGGACTTCGCGAGTGAGGACCTCGAAGTCGAGAACGTGGACGCCGATTCGGCGACCATCACCCGTGAAGTGCTCTCTGGCGAGCGCACCGACCAGTTCGCCGATGCAATCGTCCTCAACGGGGCGTTCCGTATCTTCACCCGTGGCGACGTCGATTCGCTCGACGCCGGCCTCGAACAGGCCCGCGAAGTGCTCGACGACGGCAGTGCGGCGGCCGTTCTCTCCGACCTCCAATCGTTCTAA
- a CDS encoding GNAT family N-acetyltransferase encodes MSAIELMGMVGLTPLVPDTPEFETAIRLYCDIFDNDYDLVSGRFERHTTYPDYRGFLALDGDEVVGYVYGYTSARGQFYHESLRAVMPEEVANAWLADCFEFVELGVAAHARRNGIGRLLHDALLDGLPHETSVLTTHVENDAARCMYEGLGWQVIHRPFVLDGGSEMVVMGKRLRD; translated from the coding sequence GTGTCCGCCATCGAACTAATGGGCATGGTTGGCCTCACGCCCCTCGTTCCGGACACTCCGGAGTTCGAGACGGCCATCCGCCTTTACTGCGACATCTTCGACAACGACTACGACCTCGTCAGCGGGCGCTTCGAGCGCCACACCACCTATCCAGACTACCGGGGCTTTCTGGCACTCGACGGCGACGAGGTCGTCGGGTACGTCTACGGTTACACCTCCGCCCGGGGGCAGTTCTACCACGAATCGCTTCGCGCGGTCATGCCCGAAGAAGTCGCAAACGCGTGGCTCGCAGACTGCTTCGAGTTCGTCGAACTCGGCGTCGCCGCCCACGCGCGCAGAAACGGAATAGGTAGACTCCTCCACGACGCGCTCCTCGATGGCCTCCCCCACGAAACGAGCGTCCTGACCACGCACGTCGAAAACGACGCCGCTCGCTGCATGTACGAAGGGCTGGGCTGGCAGGTCATCCACCGCCCGTTCGTCCTCGACGGCGGGAGCGAGATGGTCGTAATGGGCAAACGGCTCCGCGATTAA
- a CDS encoding SDR family oxidoreductase, producing MVPVDLSGQVIMVTGATSGIGRETARGLAEMGAHVVITGRNRAAGEKVVATIEAETDGSATLLIADFAEPDEVRRLAREFREQYDRLNILVHNAGTFEGTRTLTATGVEKTLAVNHLAPMLLTYELIDMLVAIQGRIVVVSSDAHRGARMHFDDLSLEGSFSGMKAYGQSKLANVLFTYELARQLKGTGVTANALHPGVIPQTGLTRNSSLMARAGFNAMRLVPGLTTSERGGAQTSIYLAASPEVAGVLGNYFDGEKAVRSASNTYDTDAQKRLWTWSVEQLGLRAELPLD from the coding sequence ATGGTACCCGTTGACCTCTCGGGACAGGTCATCATGGTCACTGGTGCGACCAGTGGCATCGGCCGCGAAACAGCCCGCGGCCTCGCAGAGATGGGCGCGCACGTGGTCATCACCGGCCGAAATCGAGCGGCGGGCGAGAAAGTTGTCGCGACCATCGAAGCCGAAACCGACGGAAGCGCGACTCTCCTCATCGCCGATTTCGCCGAGCCAGACGAGGTACGGCGACTGGCACGCGAGTTCCGCGAGCAGTACGACCGCCTCAACATACTCGTCCACAACGCGGGGACGTTCGAGGGGACACGCACACTCACTGCTACTGGCGTCGAAAAGACACTCGCCGTGAACCACCTCGCGCCGATGTTGCTCACCTACGAACTCATCGACATGCTGGTCGCAATCCAAGGTCGCATCGTCGTCGTCTCCTCGGATGCCCACCGCGGTGCACGGATGCACTTCGACGACCTCTCGCTCGAAGGGTCGTTCTCGGGGATGAAGGCCTACGGCCAGTCGAAACTCGCGAACGTGCTGTTCACCTACGAGTTGGCCCGGCAGTTGAAGGGAACAGGTGTCACCGCGAACGCGCTCCACCCGGGCGTGATTCCCCAGACTGGGCTCACGCGAAACTCCTCGCTCATGGCGCGGGCTGGATTCAACGCGATGCGACTGGTTCCGGGACTCACCACCTCCGAGCGTGGCGGGGCACAGACGAGCATCTACCTCGCCGCGTCTCCCGAGGTGGCGGGCGTTTTGGGGAATTACTTCGACGGCGAGAAGGCAGTCAGGAGCGCGTCGAACACGTACGACACCGACGCCCAGAAGCGACTCTGGACGTGGAGCGTGGAGCAGTTGGGATTGCGCGCCGAATTGCCGCTCGATTAA
- a CDS encoding Lrp/AsnC family transcriptional regulator, with amino-acid sequence MSRPADWRASIEDVDARLVDEYQSGFPVCERPFRVVGEQLGISEEEALQRVQTLRELGVFRRFGAVLNPPVIGSSTLAAVKAPEDRFDEVAEVINSYQQVNHNYRRDHEWNMWFVVTAGSLETRDRILAEIEERTGCDVLNLPMLTDFYINLEFPVVNEDRFARESGVASEIEATNISEQATGTLSKLDARLLVEIQAGFPLTLTPYADIAAAIDATTAEIIDAITRLTEDGAIKRIGCVVNHIVTGFDANCMVVWDVPDDELDARGLEAGGLPYVTLCYHRPRRPEQGWPYNLFTMIHGRDPEAVDEKIDELARDVLPFDHERLYSTATLKQTGAQYEELVGSE; translated from the coding sequence ATGAGCAGGCCGGCCGACTGGCGCGCCAGCATCGAGGACGTAGACGCCCGCCTTGTAGACGAGTATCAGAGTGGCTTCCCCGTCTGTGAACGCCCCTTCCGCGTCGTGGGCGAGCAACTCGGCATCTCCGAAGAGGAGGCCCTCCAGCGAGTGCAGACCCTCCGCGAGCTGGGCGTGTTCCGACGCTTCGGCGCGGTGCTCAACCCGCCGGTCATCGGGAGTTCGACCCTCGCCGCCGTCAAGGCCCCCGAAGACCGCTTCGACGAGGTAGCCGAGGTCATCAATAGCTACCAGCAGGTGAACCACAACTACCGCCGCGACCACGAGTGGAACATGTGGTTCGTCGTGACCGCCGGCTCCTTAGAGACACGCGACCGCATCCTCGCAGAAATCGAGGAGCGCACTGGCTGTGACGTGCTGAACCTTCCGATGCTCACGGACTTCTACATCAATCTGGAGTTCCCCGTGGTGAACGAGGATCGGTTCGCGCGCGAGAGTGGGGTTGCTTCGGAAATCGAAGCTACGAACATCTCGGAGCAGGCGACGGGCACACTCTCGAAACTCGACGCGCGCCTCCTCGTCGAAATCCAGGCCGGCTTCCCGCTCACGCTGACTCCCTACGCCGACATCGCGGCGGCAATCGACGCCACCACCGCGGAGATCATCGATGCCATCACGCGCCTCACCGAGGACGGCGCAATCAAGCGAATCGGCTGTGTCGTCAATCACATCGTCACCGGATTCGACGCCAACTGCATGGTCGTCTGGGACGTGCCCGACGACGAACTGGACGCCCGTGGCCTCGAAGCGGGTGGCCTGCCCTACGTCACGCTCTGCTACCACCGTCCGCGCCGCCCGGAGCAGGGCTGGCCGTACAACCTCTTTACCATGATTCACGGACGCGACCCTGAGGCGGTGGACGAGAAAATCGACGAGTTGGCCCGTGACGTGCTGCCGTTCGACCACGAACGTCTCTACTCGACTGCGACGCTCAAACAGACGGGTGCGCAGTACGAAGAACTGGTCGGAAGCGAGTAG
- the eis gene encoding enhanced intracellular survival protein Eis codes for MDYRPIPDSDERAFFDIGQYAFRPEEHPTDEAFEERKPYDRENRGLYDGDDLLAISGWHDFTLSLRGEWVRVGGVSSVATPPEHRRKGYVQRMLAAMLEEFREAGIDYSALWPFEYEFYRKYGWGTCNKRTQWTFETEALEGVIPAPKGEFRRLSKDDISALRDLHEQFSTGWNLAMRRTENWWTHRIFESSWTDPYVYGWELDGELRAAVVYSVKSATTGMAEERTLRSWDMAYTDDEAYQQLLRFFYHHLSQMDKIHLFAAADTSLFDRVRDPRALDCEVVTGPMFRLTDVQSGLSRLLYPEDAVGSVVLDVTDSLVSWNEGTFEFSVGEGRATCEPTDAEADAAVDIATLSQLAVGYLTPEEARRYGGLSTDSETVMDLLTAAFPRYRTYLREFF; via the coding sequence ATGGACTACCGCCCGATACCCGACTCAGACGAACGGGCCTTCTTCGACATCGGTCAGTATGCCTTCCGTCCTGAGGAACACCCAACAGACGAGGCCTTCGAGGAGCGAAAGCCCTACGACCGCGAGAACCGCGGCCTCTACGACGGCGACGATTTACTCGCGATAAGCGGCTGGCACGACTTCACGCTCTCGCTGCGCGGCGAGTGGGTGCGCGTCGGCGGCGTGTCGAGCGTGGCGACCCCGCCAGAACACCGGCGCAAGGGCTACGTCCAGCGGATGCTCGCCGCGATGCTCGAGGAGTTCCGCGAAGCTGGCATCGACTACTCTGCGCTCTGGCCCTTCGAGTACGAGTTCTACCGCAAGTACGGCTGGGGGACGTGCAACAAGCGCACCCAGTGGACGTTCGAGACGGAGGCGCTCGAAGGCGTGATTCCCGCGCCGAAGGGCGAGTTCCGCCGCCTCTCGAAAGACGACATTTCGGCGCTTCGGGACCTCCACGAGCAGTTTTCGACGGGGTGGAATCTCGCCATGCGCCGAACCGAGAACTGGTGGACCCATCGCATCTTCGAATCGTCGTGGACAGACCCGTACGTGTACGGCTGGGAACTGGACGGTGAACTGCGGGCCGCAGTCGTCTACAGCGTCAAATCAGCGACCACCGGAATGGCGGAGGAGCGCACACTCCGCTCGTGGGACATGGCATATACCGACGACGAAGCATACCAGCAGCTCTTGCGATTTTTCTATCACCATCTCTCGCAGATGGACAAGATTCACCTGTTCGCGGCGGCGGATACGTCGCTGTTCGACCGGGTTCGTGACCCGCGCGCGCTCGACTGCGAAGTCGTGACCGGCCCGATGTTCCGCCTGACGGACGTGCAATCCGGTCTCTCACGGCTTCTCTATCCCGAAGACGCCGTCGGAAGCGTTGTCCTCGATGTGACCGACTCGCTCGTGTCCTGGAACGAGGGAACCTTCGAATTCTCCGTCGGGGAGGGGCGGGCGACGTGCGAACCGACGGACGCGGAGGCGGACGCAGCGGTCGATATCGCTACTCTCTCACAACTTGCTGTGGGCTATCTCACTCCCGAGGAAGCGCGTCGCTACGGCGGCCTTTCGACCGATTCAGAAACGGTGATGGACCTGCTCACGGCGGCGTTCCCGCGCTACCGAACGTACCTGCGCGAGTTCTTCTAG
- a CDS encoding S9 family peptidase, with the protein MTGKNLSRRRLLVLSGSALAVPLAGCSSQGGADDATTSESEADDGTTTTQTAAQTTAAEIEAETDADTEKTTATPEPASFEGADVTFTSTADAEIEGTLFGSGDCGVVMVPQINLDRESWKPQAQLLAAAGYTALPIDERDDPAGAVLGAVSYLKSKAGVSNVVLVGGSSGGEAVVHANAQAENGAVAGVMGISAAGGVDVAPQLQGRKLFVVGKDDDQRFVDTAKQLHENASDPKRLVMLESDTHAQRIFESPHADTLTDLLVSFVEESCAA; encoded by the coding sequence ATGACCGGGAAGAATCTGTCGCGACGACGACTGTTGGTGCTGTCCGGGTCTGCGCTCGCCGTTCCACTTGCGGGGTGTTCCTCGCAGGGAGGTGCCGATGATGCGACCACGTCCGAGTCAGAGGCGGACGATGGGACCACCACGACGCAGACGGCGGCACAGACGACGGCCGCCGAAATCGAAGCGGAAACCGACGCAGATACCGAGAAGACCACGGCCACGCCAGAACCCGCCTCCTTCGAGGGGGCTGACGTGACGTTCACCTCAACCGCAGACGCTGAAATCGAAGGTACCCTGTTCGGGAGTGGCGACTGCGGCGTCGTCATGGTCCCACAGATAAATCTCGACCGCGAGAGCTGGAAACCACAGGCGCAGTTGCTCGCCGCCGCGGGCTACACCGCACTCCCGATAGACGAGAGAGACGACCCGGCAGGGGCCGTCCTCGGCGCAGTCTCCTATCTCAAATCCAAAGCGGGCGTCTCGAACGTCGTTCTCGTCGGCGGGAGTTCCGGCGGCGAAGCGGTCGTCCATGCGAACGCGCAGGCAGAAAACGGCGCTGTCGCGGGTGTGATGGGCATCTCCGCCGCCGGTGGCGTAGACGTCGCCCCCCAGTTGCAGGGACGAAAACTGTTCGTCGTGGGCAAAGACGACGACCAACGATTCGTGGACACGGCGAAACAACTCCACGAGAACGCGTCCGACCCGAAGCGCCTCGTGATGCTCGAAAGCGACACTCACGCCCAACGCATCTTCGAGTCGCCTCACGCAGACACACTCACCGACCTGCTCGTGTCGTTCGTCGAAGAATCCTGCGCGGCCTAG
- a CDS encoding thioredoxin domain-containing protein, whose product MTQKKSRRRILQLTGGAALFGLAGCSSIADMGDDQYQADNTPADNQSQQTQTQTTTQESIDQSPDDGENNGESQAVTRKSEEIVQPAGAVLDAPVEDTDSTYAVMGSADASAKMTLYGNWKCPYTQEFAVGGFLDEIVREYVEPGDLQIEYRSLSYLGGEPFLGPDAPLSAQAGLAAWNEDPENYWTYFAYVFKNQPQERFDWGTVPQMKLFAEEAGISNVEAFTSALENDEYLSAVEATTEAAAEVNVATVPRIVFEDGTTVRPTVDPDETRSEIEAQIDA is encoded by the coding sequence ATGACACAGAAGAAATCCCGACGACGAATCCTCCAGTTGACCGGCGGCGCGGCCCTGTTCGGTCTCGCGGGCTGTTCTAGTATCGCAGACATGGGCGACGACCAGTACCAGGCTGACAACACGCCCGCGGACAACCAGTCCCAGCAGACTCAAACGCAGACGACCACGCAGGAGTCCATCGACCAGTCGCCGGACGATGGCGAAAACAACGGCGAAAGTCAGGCGGTCACCCGCAAGAGCGAGGAAATCGTCCAGCCGGCCGGGGCGGTTCTCGACGCACCAGTCGAAGACACCGACTCCACGTACGCGGTCATGGGTTCGGCAGACGCGAGCGCGAAGATGACCCTCTACGGCAACTGGAAGTGCCCGTACACCCAGGAGTTCGCCGTCGGTGGTTTCCTCGACGAGATCGTCCGTGAGTACGTCGAACCGGGCGACCTGCAAATCGAGTACCGGTCGCTCTCCTATCTCGGTGGCGAACCGTTCCTCGGCCCGGACGCCCCACTCTCCGCACAGGCTGGCCTCGCCGCCTGGAACGAGGACCCGGAGAACTACTGGACGTACTTCGCGTACGTGTTCAAGAACCAGCCACAGGAGCGCTTCGACTGGGGGACCGTCCCACAGATGAAACTGTTCGCAGAGGAAGCTGGCATCTCGAACGTCGAGGCGTTCACCTCCGCGCTCGAAAACGACGAGTACCTCTCGGCCGTCGAGGCGACCACCGAGGCCGCAGCAGAAGTCAACGTCGCCACGGTTCCACGCATCGTCTTCGAGGACGGCACGACGGTTCGTCCGACGGTCGACCCCGACGAGACGCGGTCGGAAATCGAAGCGCAAATCGACGCATAA
- a CDS encoding MoxR family ATPase: MRVAEAYELSGRVTDTIGNAVITEQEFLDTVLTGLLARGHVLLEDVPGTGKTLTARSLGKALGLSFSRIQFTPDLLPADVTGTHVFNEKTRDFEFKKGPIFANVVLADEINRASPKTQAALLEAMEEKQVTVDGQTHKLPDPFFVIATQNPAERNEGTFPLPEAQKDRFIIKTSMGYPSRDGERELLARRESRDARSPSVNTVCDPQEVLDLQRVSEQVRVEKDVQDYIVDLVRATREDERVTVGASPRATQRLFEAARARAVLEGEEYVTPDHVKRVAHPVLDHRIVLTADARVNGVEKYDVIETVLSSVDVPTITYATR, from the coding sequence ATGCGAGTTGCCGAGGCATACGAGTTGAGCGGCCGCGTGACCGATACCATCGGAAATGCGGTCATTACCGAGCAAGAATTTCTTGACACCGTTCTCACTGGACTGCTGGCCCGCGGGCACGTCCTGTTAGAGGACGTACCCGGGACGGGCAAGACACTCACCGCCCGGAGTCTGGGGAAAGCCCTCGGACTGTCGTTCTCGCGTATCCAGTTCACCCCCGACCTGCTGCCGGCCGACGTGACGGGCACCCACGTCTTCAACGAGAAGACCCGCGACTTCGAGTTCAAGAAGGGACCCATCTTCGCGAACGTCGTGCTCGCCGACGAAATCAATCGTGCGTCCCCGAAGACGCAGGCCGCCCTCCTCGAAGCCATGGAGGAAAAGCAGGTGACGGTTGACGGTCAGACCCACAAGCTTCCCGACCCATTCTTCGTCATCGCGACGCAGAACCCGGCGGAGCGAAACGAGGGAACGTTCCCCCTGCCGGAAGCCCAGAAAGACCGCTTCATCATCAAGACGAGCATGGGTTATCCCAGCCGCGACGGCGAGCGAGAACTGCTTGCCCGCCGTGAGTCTCGCGACGCCCGCAGTCCGAGCGTCAACACCGTCTGTGACCCACAGGAAGTCCTCGACCTCCAGCGCGTCTCAGAGCAGGTGCGCGTCGAGAAGGACGTCCAGGATTACATCGTCGACCTCGTGCGAGCGACCCGCGAGGACGAGCGGGTGACCGTCGGTGCGTCTCCGCGTGCGACCCAGCGTCTGTTCGAGGCGGCCCGCGCCCGCGCCGTCCTCGAAGGCGAGGAGTACGTGACGCCCGACCACGTCAAACGCGTCGCCCACCCCGTCCTCGACCACCGCATCGTGCTCACTGCTGATGCGCGAGTAAACGGCGTCGAAAAGTACGACGTCATCGAGACGGTGTTGTCGTCGGTGGACGTGCCGACGATTACCTATGCAACGCGATAG